In Candidatus Cloacimonadota bacterium, the genomic window AACTCCACCTCCTTTATCCCATAGGCTGGATTAACCATCGTTCTGTATGACAATAACTTATCCATCGTTCTCCTCTGTACTATCTTCAACGGACTTGCCTGTATACTTAAAAGGGTGACTCTCCAAAGTGCTTCAGAACTGTGATACGCTCCTTCTCCCTGTCTTGAAAGCGTTAATCATGTCTTAATCATCCCTTAATCAAGTCTTAATAATTAACGCTTGATTAAGGCTTGATGACCAAGTGATGAAGAGCTACAAGAGAGGGAGAAAAGGAGTAGAACTCTCGGATAACGCGATGGGAGTTCACTAGACCTTATGTATCTTATTGTATACCTATATATTATATATTAATTGGACTTCAATATCTAAGTTGGATTCTATGTATTGCCCGATTCCAAGCCACCCCTTAACTTATTTTAACAAAGATAGATAGCATAGGTGTCTTGAACTACCGTGTTTTTTGGGGTTCAATTCCAGCTTTTTTTGCTTTACAAAAATGCTGTAATCTGCAGATTGGCTTGGATATTGAAATTTTTTGCTTGGTTTCCCACTTTTACCAGTATATAATGTAGTTGAACCCTTGAGGTAAGAGACTACTAGAGTAGATTTTCATATTTACATATTTGAAATACTTTAGGTACAGGAGATCAAAATGAGATTATTAAAAAGCATGGTAATTCTGTTGATGTTGATCAGCCTCAGCAGTTGCGCACAAGCCAGCTCGTCGATGTTGGGAGCAGATGGACAGAGTCCCGTGGTGAAAGTAGTTCGCGATGTCAGGGAAGCGGTTGTGCAGATAAAAGTGGAATCTCAGGTGAGCACCCGTCAAAATATAAATCCCTTTGGTGAAGATCCCTTCTTCCGCTTCTTTTTCCCTTCCCCCGAACAACCTCGCCAGCGTCAGGTAACCTCGATGGGAAGCGGGTTTATCTATGAATACAATGAAGGAACCCGGGAAGCCTTTATCATGACCAACAATCATGTGGCAGAACGGGGTCGTGAAGGCAAGATAACCGTTACTCTGGCAGACAAAAAAACCTATACTGCCAGTGTGGTAGGTTTGGATGCCAATACCGACGTCGCAGTGATTAAGATAAAAATGAGCGAAGGAGAAGATGTGACAGTGGCCCCCTTGGGGGATAGCTCGCTTTTAGAAATCGGCGAATGGGCTATAGCCATCGGAAATCCCTTTGCCGAAGGCTTGGAACGTACGGTTACACTGGGTGTGATCTCTGCCTTGGGACGTTATGACATTATGAGTGGTGAAAATGCGTTGCTCTATCAGGATTTCATTCAGACGGACGCTGCCATCAATCCCGGTAATAGCGGTGGCCCTCTGCTAAACATCAAAGGCGAAGTGATCGGTATAAATACAGCCATCACCAGTACCAGCGGTGGAAACATCGGCATCGGATTTGCCATCCCCATCAATCTCGCCAAACGCGTGGTTAATGATCTGGTGGCCAGCGGCAGAGTTCAACGAGCCTACATTGGCATCCTGCCTCAGGAAATTACTTCCGACCTCGTGGAAGCCTTCAATCTCAGCGAAGTGGCAGGCGTACTGATTGCCAAGGTGGAAAAGGACAGCCCTGCCGAAACCGCCGGTTTAAAAGCAGGAGATGTGATCCTGGAGATTTCTGGAGAAAAGATCAGCAACGTAGCCAGATTCCGGATCGCAGTCGCTACTGCTACAATTGGATCCAAAGTGCCAATAAAAATCTTGAGAGATAACAAGGAAAAGGTGTTGAACGTAACGCTGGAAGCTTTTCCAGAGGACAGCGTAGCGCTAAATACGGAGAATGGAGTGAAAACGGCCATATCCACCGGTATCAGCGTGGAAAGCATCGACAGCGCTCTGGCCAAACGGTTGAACATCAATAGCGATAAAGGCGTGGTTGTGAGTTCTGTGGATGCAAATTCCCCCGCTTCTCAAGCCGGATTGCAGACCGGTATGGTGATATTGCAAATTGAAGGCACTGAGGTAAACAGCGTAAGCGAATTCAACAGTGTGTTGGCTACCGCCAAAGAAAAAATGGAGAAAGACGGTCGTAAGACCATCAAACTTTATGTGATAGATCGAAATCAGATACCAAGATTTATGGTGCTGAGATTTGATGAATAAATGAGATTGCACACGATGGCCGGAGCCTGCACGGTTCCGGCTTTTTTTGCCTGAAACGCAAAGAGTTTTGTGGAGTGGTTTTCAGTGCCCCCAAATAAATGCAAAGCGGAACGTTCAACTGATGTAAACGTGCCAGAGGCACGAGGTACAAATCGCAGCAATGATTTGGAGAAGATTGCCGGTAAAGCCCCGGCAGGGGTGATAACTGAGCCTAGAGGGCGAAACCGTTCATAGCGAGGGTGCGTAGCTTTAGCGGAGCCCCTCGTGACAGGGCGATACACCCATACAAAGCCCCTTGTGGGCGACACAATACTCCGTCTCTATCTCTGATACACACCTGATACACGGATCATTGGAGCTTTGCACGGAACACCGCTTCTACTTTCCATGCATTTGTGTGCAAAGATGAGGCACAGATCCGTAGTATGTATTACAGTTTTACCAATTTATGAGCCTTTACTATGCCGTCATCAGTCTTTAAACGCAAGAAGTAAAGGCCAGAAGATACCGGTTGATTTCTATCGTCACAGCCATCCCAGGCTAACACTTGCTCGCCCTTGCTCTGCATACCTTTGTGCAATGTTCTGATTTGCTGGCCTTTAAGGTTATAGACCTTCAGTTCTGTATCGCTTTGTTTATCCAGTTCGTATGTGATTACCGCAAGCTCGCTGAAGGGATTGGGGGATACAGACAGTTTACTTACTCCGGATACTGATTGCTCATCCTCGTTGGCGGATGAATTCAGGATTACCATCACTGTGTTTGAACTTGCCGATTCCACGCTGCCATACAAGGCGGTGAGATAGTAATACAGAGTATCTTCCTCTGCGCTGTAATCCCGAAACGCATACGCAGAGGGATCCAGTATATCCGCGTAGGCAGCACCGTTACGATAGATCCGAAAACCGCTCAACCCCCTTTCGGGAGCCTGCATCTGCCAGCTAAGGAAGATCTGTCTATCCGTTGCTTCTGCCATGAGATCAATAGGCTGATAGATGGGTTGGTATTCATAAGCTCCCACATCAATGATGCTAATCCCATCGCCATCTCCATCCCAATAGCGTTCATTTCCCGCGGCATCCTTGCTATCTTCGACTACTCCGCTTGCCGCTTGCCTGCCGGTATCGATCAAGGGCGATAGCGGACTTAGCAGATATGGTCGGTTCCCCTCTCCGATAAATAAAGGATCAACGTCACTGTTGCCTGTCAGCCACCACACCGGATTTTGCGCAGTTTCACTGAGCCATCCATAGTATCCGCCCAATATGTTGTTATTATACAAAGTAAGCGAACTGAAGATCCCGGAAGAAGTATTGTTGGGCACCAGAATCTGGTAAACGCTGCCGGGATTGTGTAAGATATTGTTGGTCAATATGCTTGTTCCCTGCACGCAAAGAGGAACGCCGCCCCCGGTATTGCCTGCAAAAGTGCAATTAGTGATAAAAAGAGTATCGTTCCAGGCTCTGGCCATGCTCATAGGATTGCCATAGTTTTGATAATTGTCATAAAAAGCTGAGTTTCGGATGTCGATGCGTAAACGGCTGGCATTATCATCCCAAGGGGAAATCTGGAACATCGAATTGAAGGCAAATTGGTCTGAGGAAACACAACGATTATTATGAAGTTCCAGGCCATCTATTGTCAAATCCAACTCATCAACGGCAGATATGTGGATTGCACTCAAGTAAGGGGCTTCACAGTCTGTGATCTCGAGGTTATTAATCGTTAATTCTCCAGAAGAAGATAATGCTTCAAGTACAGTTCCAATATCATCAGAACTCAATCTGCTGATTTTGATATCTTTAAAAAGCATGTTCCCGTAATTATGAGTTCCATCAATGCCCACTGTAAAATTACTGATGTGGTTATCAATTAATAAATTAGAAAGTGAATAATGAGCACTTCGACTAATTGCGCATCCACTCTTTCCATTAATCATGCTAAAGTTCATAACATGCCAGTTATGAGTGTCTGGAGGAGATGTATGGATGTGTGTTAAAAATTCAGCATCCAAAACAGTTCCCTCCCTTGATTCACCTACTAAGCTGGTATTACTCTTGCTCGGGATCGGGAATTGCTGCCCGTTGAGAGAAGGCGAATAGTGCCCATTTGCCACATATACCGTCTTGGGATTTTCGCTATCCGAGGCAATATTGTACATTGCCTTGAATATGCTCCGCAGCGGTTGATCCGGACTGAGACCGCTATTAGAGTCGTCCCCCCAGGGAGCTACAAAAAGATCGTGATTCACTTCTTCATGCACCGTGTGCAAGATATCAAAAGTATAAGGATTGGTGATGTTTGGACTTTGGGGAATCGCCGTGGCGTAGAAATTCCAGGGATTGGCCACGGTGAAAGTATCTACAACCACATGGACGGTATTTACCTGGTAAAAATACATATCGCTACCAAAAGCAGCATAATTGCTGTAAATGCTGCAACGGTTGTCGGGATCGAAGTGTGTATTGTAGGAGTTTATTGATGAGCCATAATACCAGATACCACCTCCACTTCCCGCGGTATTACGGTGAATGGAGACACCACTCAGATGCATGATCATTCCACTACCGCAAATACCTCCTCCACTATCTGCTTTGTTACCTGTAACTATACAATTGCTCACAAATGCCTGTCTGCTGCCTGTCATGTTACTAATAATGATACCACCACCATACATACTCGTTCCGGTGGTGTTTAATGACCCACTGCCATTTGTAACGGTAAATCCCCGAATACAGATATTGGACTCATGATCCCTGGATACGATAACGGATCCATTTTGATTTCCATCAATGACCGTAGAGTGGATGTAATCTCTGTCTCCGGATAAAAGCTCCAAGCTGGCAAGTGTGATGTTCTTGCCATTGAAGCGTACGTTTTCGATGTATCTACCGGGATAGACCAATACCGTATCACCATGAGCTGAGGCATCTATCGCTTCCTGGATAACGCCGTAAGGTTGGGAGCCATCCAATGCCACACCCAAAATGGCGGCATGGGTATTCACACAAAAGATACACAATGCCCACACAGCTATAAGCTGAAGCGTAAAGAGCCCTCCGCCCGCCCCTAGGGGCAAGCGGAGGGTATTGATTTCATGCTTATTATTTACAGGTCTCATCACTTCATCAGCATCATCTTGCGGGTTTGAACTCCATCCGGACTGCTGAGCCGATAGAAATATATACCTGAGGCAACAGGGCGGTTGGCAATGTCTCTACCGCTCCATTGAATGCTGTGTTTACCTTTGGGCAAATCCTGGTCGCATAGTGTGGTAACTCTTTGTCCCTTTATGTTGAAAACATCCAATTTCACCGGCATATCCGAGCCCAAAACGAAAGATATATTCGTGATTGGATTGAAAGGATTGGGATAATTCTGATCCAAAGCAGTTACCAAAGGAACAGGGCTATCGCCAGTTTTGTGATTGAAAGAGACATAGCTGTACTTTTCTTCTCCGTTCAACCGTAATATTCCGTCCTCAAATACCATAGTCTGGGGATTGTAGATCTTCCAGCCCTGGGCGGCTTTTGCACCCTTACCGTCGTAATAGAACACGATACTCGGTTCTCCGCCGGATTTTGCTTCATCCGGATACACGCAGATATCGACTACAGTACTCTCCACTACCGAGGCACCTTTGCATTCCCCATCGACGAATACTGCGACCTCCTGAGGAAGATTATCCGGATCAAACTCTACTATCAAGCTTGTGTAATCCAGCTTTTCCTCATAGCCGAATGCTGTGGCGCGGGGTCGTTCACGCGGAGCTACGTGCAAACCGGTATTCCAATACATCTCTTCAGGTGCTCCAGGGAGCAGTAAGAGCTCCACCATGTCGCCTTCCGAAAGAGTGTAAGTATTGGGGTCTATGACCCAGGGACTATTCATCTCTTCAGAGATCCTGTAGGTACTCCAATTCCGAGTCTTGATGGTGTGGACATAATCCAGATATGTAAAGCGGGTACTTCTGGGAAGATAGCGGGATAAAGCATACCCGGCTTCCTGGGTCTCCGGAACAAAGTAACCGATCGAATTTACAAAGTCCTGCATCTGGCCATTGTGAAGATACTCCTCCACCCAGGCTACCGGAGTAACATCCGGATCGGCCTTGAAACCGTTCACAATTACAGGATTGATGGTTTCATCCGTATTGAACTTCACCTTGTAGCCCTTGGGCTGTTCCGCTGTGTGGCCTGTGTTGAGCCATTGTAATGTCCATTGATCATAAGACATTTTATCTATCTCTGTATCATAACTCCAGTGAACTCCTATAAGTGCTTGATCAGGCTCATACATGTTATCATGAAACAGGTATCCCAATTCATTCCAATATGTTCCATCCGTTTGGCTTCTGTCATCAACCACGGGGAACGATAACCAGTATATTCCGGTTCCATCTGTTCTATCGAAATACTTCCGGTGATGATGGGGATAGTGCCTGGCCCCGATATCCGGAGGAGTGCCGTCGGGATCAGCTTGGACTACTCCGTCAATCTCAGGGCATCCGGTATTGATAAGGGGGCTTTTGTTATTATGATCCCAAACTAATTCATAATTGTAAGTTTGAGAATTTACGCTAATATATGGATTACCATATGATACACTACCAGCATCGAGATCAAGAGATCCAGCATTAGTCAATCCATTGCTGAAATGGGAAAAGGAAATGGGAATTCTTGAATTACCAGTTAATTGATATGGTTCATAATACTCATTCGTGATTGTAAAAAGCTCTGAATAAGAACCATAATATAGATTGTCTCTAAATGAAGTAATTGGTGGGTATGCATATGGAGTCCATCCCAATCTCACATTCAGAACCTTCTCGCAGTCTATGAATGCATTCTTGTAAATGTAATTGTTTAGATTCCTTAAACTGTACTCTCCATCCCATTGATCGAAGTAAATTGAATTATAACAATCAAAAAAGAGGTTATAACATACTTCAAGCTGTTCAGATGTATCCTTTGCAATCTTCAGTGCATAATTATTGTAAGGAAGTTCGCTGCCAGAAGCGAATGTATTTCCTTTACAAAGTAGTTCAATCTCTCCTCCAACTTCTAGAGGAGAATTGATGAATGTGTTGTTCTCTACAACCAATTCATCTGAACCGTCAAGTTTTACTGCTGTGTTGTTACAATCGTTATCACTAAATTCGACGCTATGGAATCTTCCTAACGAGATAAATGCTGCTGGATCAGGATTAACGCCACTATCATCCTCTTCCTTAATGATGTTTCCGGTGATGACAGCATTGTCTGACATTGAGATAGAATACATAGTTATCCCTCTGTGGGGTAGGCCAGGAATCTCTTCATTAAAAAAGGAGTTTACCACTTTAAAAGTATCAATGTAGGCTAATTGAATTGCATTAATAACCACAGGGAAATCATTGAACATGCAATTGTCTATATGGAATTTCTCCATTTCAAGGGTGGGAGGATTGATAATTGAAGGATCATTATATAGGAGTATTCCATGCTGGGTAATACTAACAGAGTGGTTTTCAAGACTGAGTCCCTGAATCATTAACCTGCTTTGTGCAACGCCTGAAACCAGAATGCCTTGCTCTGCGGTCTCAGGAATCTTCAGAACACAGTTTTGTGGCTGATTTGAACTACTTCTAATAACTATATCCTGCACATTGTGAAAGATCGTACTAGAAGTGTAGTAAACAATTGATAAGGCTTCTTGATAGCCTTGAGGGTTATCTGCCAGATTGATTACAACCTCTGTACCAGATACATTCTCCAGTAAACTATCGTCGAAGGCATGATCAATTGCTTGCTGGATAGAAGGATATGGGTTACCAATAGATCCATCAGCATTGAATGGATTCCCGTTGGGAGCCACATACAGGTTATAGGCAGATAAAGAGCCACCTACAAGGATTAAGACAAATAGCAGTAATAACTTAGGCATTACTACCATAATGGGGGGGGGGGGGGTCGGGTTTGGGTGTGTCATTTTCTTCTCCTTAATTGGTGTTCAAAAAAATCAGTTGCTTGCATTTCGATTGATATGCTCGCGTTATTACATTACAATGCAAGCATTTCTTGGATCATTAAATGTGTCAAGCGATATTATGCAATATAGCTGATGCACTTGTGTTATTCAGAGCATTGCAGCTTGGAGTGCGGGATTTACGTCCTTTTACTTTAATCAATACCCTAAGGCTCTCGAGGATATTGTTTGGAATTTGTCCCAATGCTGTCCGCCATATAGAGTATATAAGGGGATATAAATCCCTATAGATCTTTGCTGCGTATAGAGTGAGATAATGTGTAAGAGAAAAGCCTGATCGGAGGATCGGATTCCTCAGTTACGGATCGGAGCTGCGGAAAGCTGCGTTACGAGGACCGCTGTTCTATCTTCAGTGCATCTATATGGACAGAAAATGAGCAGGTTTGATGAATTTTCAACGATAGAGCACCTTTCGGCTATGCATTATATTTATGCGGAAGCGCTAAACGGTTTGAAGAAGGAAAGCGCAATCAGGTTGACAAAAGCATAGCTTTGTGCAGAGTAGCATCATGCCAAAAGAGAAGAAAGCGGAAAATGCCTTGAACAGCTCCGTGATGTATGTGAAAGGAGTGGGAGAGTATCGTGCCCGGAAGTTGGCCAAACTCGGCATCAATACGATAGGGGATTTGATGGAGTATTTTCCGCGGAATTACATTAGCAGAATTGTGAATCCAAGTTTGGCAGATATGCAAGTAGGCGAGATGGTATCACTTACTGCACAAATCTCCTGGGTAGACACAAAGCAAAGTGCCAAAGGCAAGAAAATCCTTCATGTAGGAGTGAGTGATGGACTGATCGGTTTGGTTTGCGCGTGGTTTAGTTATCCGCCTGGGTATTTGACCATGTTCCGACCCGGAGATACGATCTGGTTAAGCGGATTACTATCTTCATTTGGGGGAGAATTGCAGATGACGCATCCTACTTTCGAGATTCTAACTGATGATTCAGAGGAGGATTTTTGGCGAAAACGCACAATGCTGCCGATTTATTCTCTCACGGAAGGTATCAGTCAGATAATGATGCGCAGGATAATCTTGAACGCTTTTTCCTTGTATGCCGCACAAATCGAGGAGAGTCTGCCGGACTTTATCTTGGAAAAGTATGGCTTTCCCGTTCGCAGAGAAGCTTTGCAGATAGTTCACTTTGGTCAGAAACCGGACTTGATAAATCAATGCCGAAGACGCTTTGCTTACGAGGAATTTTTGTATTCACAAATCCTGTGGGCAAGGCACAAGCTACATCATAATGAACAGGTATTGGGCATCGAATTTATTAATAAGCGAGAGCTAACTACGGCACTCAAGAACAGGCTGAAGTTCGCATTGACCGGAGCTCAGAAGCGAGTGGTACGGGAGATATTTACCGATATGTGTTCCAAGAAACAGATGTCCAGGCTAATACAGGGAGATGTGGGCAGCGGTAAGACTGTTGTGAGCCTTTTTGCCATGCTTCTGGCAGTAGAAAACGGTTATCAGGCAGCGATGATGGCACCTACAGAGATTCTGGCAGATCAGCACTATCAAAGCATCTGTATGATGTTGGAGGGTCTTCCCGTAGAAATAGTATTGCTGAAGGGCGGCAATTACAAGGGTAAGGCTGAGATCAAACATAGTATAGCCGTAGGACGCGCGCAGATAGTGGTGGGAACACACGCTTTGATCCAAAAGGATATCGTGTTTAAACAATTGGGCATAGTGGTGGTGGACGAGCAGCATCGGTTTGGAGTGGAACAACGTGCCAAACTGGCAAAGACTCAAGGCAAGCCAGACCTCCTGTATCTTTCGGCTACGCCCATCCCACGCTCTTTGGCAATGACGGTTTATGGCGATCTGGAAGTAAGCCGCATAGATGAGATGCCCAAGGGACGTAAACCTGTGCAAACCTATATCCGGTCTGATCGCAAGCTAAATACTGTGTTTAGCGAGGTGAGAGCGGAATTGCGGCAAGGCAGGCAGGTATATTTTGTGTGCCCTTTGGTGGAAGAGAGTGAAAAGCTGGCTTTGCTGGATGCTCAACGGCTTTATGAGTATCTGAAGGATAAAGAGTATCCGGACTACAAGGTGGAATTGATCCACGGCAGAATGCCCGCATTAGAAAAAGACGCCATTATGCGCAGGTTCAAGGAGAATTTGATCCAAATCCTGGTATCCACCACTGTTATCGAAGTAGGAGTGGACGTTGCCAATGCCAGTGTAATGGTGATTGAGCATGCGGAGCGCTTTGGTTTGGCGCAGTTGCATCAGTTACGGGGCAGAGTGGGCAGAGGTGAGGCTCAGGCATATTGTTTTTTGATCTGGCATCAGCCGATCTCCCGAATCGCCCGTGAAAGGTTGCATACCATGAGCAGTACAAACGATGGTTTTGTGATTGCGGAGAAGGATCTGGAATTACGCGGACCTGGAGAGTTGTTTGGTTTGGAGCAATCCGGTATGCCCCAGTTCAAGCATGCTAATCTGCTGCAAGATCAAGCCATCTTGCAGGTTGCCAGAATGGATGCTTTTAGAATTGTAGCCGAGGATCCGGTTCTAAGTGACGCCAAACATGAATTATTGAGATATAAATATATCCATAACTACAAGAAAAAAGAAGAGCTTATCCAGTACTAGCGTCCATCTACTACTAAAAAAGGTCTTGACGATATCACCTGATACATATAGTATGATAAAAATTCATTTTGAGGTATCCATGAAAAAGCTGATAATATTCTTAATGCTGATCATCGTCAGCGCTGCAGCTTTTGCTGTGAAATTTGATCCTGAATGGTTCAAATCCCGCACCATAATTGGCTGTTTTACCACAGAAGCCATCCCAAATATCGACGGCAAGCTGGAATATACAATTCAAGACGGAGTTGTGCACACCGGGATTGCAAGTTTCGATGCCATCGCCAGGGAATTTAAGATTGTTAACCTAATACAGGCGCATCCCTATGTACAGGTTCCAGAATGGAATGATAAGGGCGTGTACCTGCAGAATATTTACCGCTTATATTTGGACTCGGATGATCGCATAGATGAAGCTGTAACGGCACTTAGCAAAAACAGCTACATGAACTTTGCCGAGCTGGAAGCCATCAACCGCGAGAAGTTTGTTCCGAATGATCCGATGCTTCCTTCGCAATATACTCATCCACTGCTGCAAAGCTTTGACGCTTGGGATTATGTAACCGGTAGTCACGATGTAGTGGTAGCCATCACCGATAGTGGTGTGAAATGGAATCACCCCGATCTTGCGGGCAATGTTTGGATCAATCCAGCAGAATCTCCCGGGATGAGCATCAACTGGGAAGCCGGTACCATAACTGGCGGCAATGGGCAGGATGCCGGCGAAGGCGGAAACAAGATCGACGACTTGGTCGGTTGGGATTTTAAGGAAAACGACAATAATCCCCTTCAGACTTATCCGACAAACGAGCATGGCACTCACGTTGCTGGTTGCGCTGCTGCAGTTGGTAACAATGGCATCGGTGTAGTAGGTACTGCACCCAATGTGTCCATTCTAAGTTGTAAGGGATCTCCCAGCAATAGTGCATCCAGTGGAGTGGAATTTGCCTACGACCAGATGAAATACTCGGCTGAAGTGGGCGCACACATAATCAATGCGAGTTGGGGTGGACCCGGTAGCGGTGCATATCCAAACAGTATAGTAAACTATGTGACCGACCTGGGAGCAGTTGTTGTGGCTGCCGCAGGCAATGAGGATACTGAACATAACAACACATATCAGGATTACCCGGCTGATTGCACTAATGCATTGAATGTAGCAGCTACAAACAATGTGGATATGAAAGCAAGTTTCTCGGATTATGGCGATCCGATAGATATCTGCGCTCCCGGCGATAACATTCTGTCCACCATCATCGCTGATAACGGTTATACCCAACTGGGCGGTACTTCAATGGCCAGCCCGATCGTAGCAGGAGTAGCGGCATTAGTAAAGAGCCTTCATCCGGAAATGAGTTCTGAAGACATTAGATTCAGACTAATGGCAACAGCAGATCCCATCGACGATTTAAATCCGAATTATATAGGCAAATTAGGTACCGGCAGAGTGAATTCCTTCACTGCCACAATGTACGACAAGATTCCAAACATCTCCATGCCCAGCATGACTTTAACAGAGTTGGAAGGCGATGGTGACGGCATTCCGAATCCCGGAGAGACCGTAACATTGAATATCCAGCTGGAAAACGGAATGACCGGACTTGGTATCCTGTGGAAGGATGCCCATGATCTAACTGCAGCATTGAGAACAAATTATCCTGGTGTCACCATAATCGATTCTGTGTCTACCTATGGTAATGGCGGATGGTTGTATGCAGCCAGTACAGCCTGGAGCAACAGTCCTTACAAATTTAGCACCGTTGCCGATCTTCCCTCCGAACCGATTCCTTTCGAACTGGTGATCACATCAAACAATGCAGATCCTTTCCCATACCGTAAAGTAATCCCCATACAAGTAGAGCTTAGTTTGTTGCAGAGCGGCTGGCCATTCGAAACCGGAGGAGCGCCTCAAGGTTCTGCCATAATAGCCGACATCAATAATGACGGCACAAAAGAGGTTG contains:
- a CDS encoding S8 family serine peptidase; its protein translation is MKKLIIFLMLIIVSAAAFAVKFDPEWFKSRTIIGCFTTEAIPNIDGKLEYTIQDGVVHTGIASFDAIAREFKIVNLIQAHPYVQVPEWNDKGVYLQNIYRLYLDSDDRIDEAVTALSKNSYMNFAELEAINREKFVPNDPMLPSQYTHPLLQSFDAWDYVTGSHDVVVAITDSGVKWNHPDLAGNVWINPAESPGMSINWEAGTITGGNGQDAGEGGNKIDDLVGWDFKENDNNPLQTYPTNEHGTHVAGCAAAVGNNGIGVVGTAPNVSILSCKGSPSNSASSGVEFAYDQMKYSAEVGAHIINASWGGPGSGAYPNSIVNYVTDLGAVVVAAAGNEDTEHNNTYQDYPADCTNALNVAATNNVDMKASFSDYGDPIDICAPGDNILSTIIADNGYTQLGGTSMASPIVAGVAALVKSLHPEMSSEDIRFRLMATADPIDDLNPNYIGKLGTGRVNSFTATMYDKIPNISMPSMTLTELEGDGDGIPNPGETVTLNIQLENGMTGLGILWKDAHDLTAALRTNYPGVTIIDSVSTYGNGGWLYAASTAWSNSPYKFSTVADLPSEPIPFELVITSNNADPFPYRKVIPIQVELSLLQSGWPFETGGAPQGSAIIADINNDGTKEVVFADQLGKIHVRNATNQNALTGFPLTLEAPVVSSIAMSEAQNDGSRVFAASLSNNKIVAFNSNGEILFTQAAGATLRSGPVISKMQNSGAEMITVVAQNGQLHVLDFNGDSAPNYPVNLGAVYMVQPAIADLNGDGVMEIILLSLNGALNAIDANTGANISGFPVSTVSGSSQNSITVANLDADEHPELLIATSTTGFLYALNHDGSVMFQKTITGQIKSSPIIADVNNDNQKEIIIISVNGSVYVMNTDGTDLPGMPISVGANVESTPVVARFDGSDMAGIIFGDSTGKLHSVRIDGTESPNFPIKLSGNVKISAALSDVDGDDDLDIVVPDNSAFYVIDIKRPISCLEWLCYLGEYGRTGNAMNPVPNSDQVAEINSTTLYGAYPNPFNPTTNISFSLKDAGEVSLDIYNQKGQKVRSLLKGILPSGKHQMVWNGTDDNGNGVASGLYFYRMKSGKYSSTRKMILMK